One window from the genome of Paramisgurnus dabryanus chromosome 20, PD_genome_1.1, whole genome shotgun sequence encodes:
- the hif1aa gene encoding hypoxia inducible factor 1 subunit alpha a isoform X4, with translation MDTVAPGKKRVSSERRKEKSRDAARCRRGKESEVFYELAKELPLPHSITSNLDKASVIRLALSYFRLRKLVDTGVLGVETELDCQWNSTFLKALDGFLMVLSLDGDMVYLSETVSKCLGLPQIDLIGHSVFEFSHPCDHEELREMLAHRIGILKKGKEQHTDRNFLLRMKCTLTSRGRTVNIKSASWKVLRCSGHIHTVDAIENDVCEEERVCSTYLVVICESIPHPGNIEAPLDSRTFLSRHTLDMRFTYCDERITDLLGFDPRDLLQHSVYEYYHALDSDHMTKTHHNLFVKGQVCTGQYRMLAKTGGFVWALTQATVIYNSKNSQPQCVVCVNYILSGIEQPKEILSLQQINSTKVKQEKEEENEEALMAEVTMMAFKKESKEGDEKKKCLVDEDLQPAVLHGNLKGVPDELTVIDPPTAQAVLTLDINSQDSAISVLKDIPLYNDVMLPSSSVLLPLSPLSLHTDALCSTLNDADTSTSQLEPDGFPVSQSSDLSLDSEYSDQQKSDQVKKLFSMDLQPKTLFNIQPVGLDLEMLAPYIPMDDDFQLRTPSRSICSSPCSGLELPSSNSTQTAPSVQVTPLESTCCDTAQQNTGTKLIDDRVIIQDNGISSKCQTGPKLLKRKFEAITLSEAIRLGSVVQVVAEIPEKRIKISDASSSEGLRHTTILLLPSDVASRLMSRSSDGGALSLSLPQLTHYDCDVNVPVTGRQHLLQGEELLCALDLVI, from the exons GGTGAGTTCAGAGCGAAGAAAGGAGAAATCTCGGGATGCTGCACGTTGTCGGAGAGGAAAAGAGTCCGAGGTGTTTTATGAGCTGGCCAAAGAACTGCCCCTGCCCCACAGCATCACCTCCAACCTGGACAAAGCATCAGTCATAAGGCTCGCGCTCAGCTACTTTCGCTTGCGTAAACTGGTGGACACAG GTGTACTGGGTGTGGAGACTGAATTGGACTGTCAGTGGAACAGTACATTTCTTAAAGCTTTGGATGGGTTTCTCATGGTTCTGTCTCTTGATGGTGACATGGTGTATTTGTCAGAGACTGTGAGCAAGTGCCTGGGTCTTCCTCAG ATTGACCTTATTGGACACAGTGTGTTTGAATTTAGTCATCCGTGTGATCATGAAGAGCTCAGAGAAATGCTAGCACACAGAATAG GCATATTGAAGAAAGGGAAGGAGCAGCACACAGACAGAAATTTTCTATTGAGGATGAAATGTACACTAACCAGCAGAGGGCGCACTGTCAATATCAAATCTGCCTCCTGGAAG GTTCTGCGTTGTTCGGGCCATATCCACACAGTTGACGCCATCGAGAATGatgtgtgtgaggaagaaaggGTCTGTTCGACATACCTGGTGGTAATCTGTGAGTCTATTCCCCATCCAGGCAACATTGAAGCACCACTGGATTCTAGAACGTTCCTCAGCCGGCACACTTTAGATATGCGCTTCACCTACTGTGATGAAAG GATCACAGATTTGTTGGGTTTTGATCCAAGGGATCTGTTGCAGCATTCTGTATACGAGTACTACCACGCCCTGGATTCTGATCATATGACCAAAACACATCACAACC TGTTTGTGAAGGGACAGGTATGTACCGGGCAATACCGTATGCTGGCTAAAACAGGAGGCTTTGTCTGGGCTTTAACTCAGGCCACTGTTATTTACAACAGTAAAAACTCCCAGCCACAGTGCGTGGTCTGTGTCAACTACATCCTCAG TGGCATTGAACAGCCCAAAGAAATCCTTTCACTGCAGCAAATCAACAGCACAAAAGTTAAACAGGAAAAGGAGGAAGAGAATGAGGAAGCCCTCATGGCTGAAGTGACCATGATGGCGTTTAAAAAGGAGAGTAAGGAGGGTGATGAGAAGAAAAAATGTTTGGTAGATGAGGATCTGCAACCTGCAGTGCTACATGGTAACCTAAAGGGGGTGCCAGATGAGCTCACAGTCATAGACCCCCCAACAGCACAGGCGGTGCTCACGCTGGATATCAACAGCCAAG ACTCTGCCATCAGTGTGCTGAAAGACATTCCTCTCTACAATGATGTCATGTTACCCTCATCCAGTGTCTTGTTGCCCCTCTCACCGCTCTCCCTACATACTGATGCACTGTGTTCAACCCTAAATGATGCAGACACTTCCACCTCCCAACTAGAGCCTGATGGCTTCCCTGTCTCACAATCGTCTGATCTGTCTTTGGATTCAGAATATAGTGACCAGCAAAAATCAGATCAGGTGAAGAAACTGTTTTCTATGGATTTGCAGCCCAAGACACTATTCAATATACAG CCAGTGGGTTTGGATCTGGAGATGTTGGCACCATACATTCCAATGGATGATGACTTCCAGCTGCGGACTCCATCCAGGTCGATCTGTTCCAGCCCATGTTCAGGTCTCGAACTGCCTTCCTCCAATAGCACACAAACTGCCCCATCGGTCCAAGTGACCCCTTTAGAGTCAACGTGCTGTGACACAGCTCAACAGAACACTGGAACCAAGCTGATCGACGACAG AGTAATTATTCAAGACAATGGTATTTCGTCTAAATGTCAGACCGGCCCAAAGCTACTCAAGAGAAAATTTGAGGCCATTACTCTTTCTGAAGCAATAAGGCTG GGGTCTGTGGTGCAGGTTGTGGCTGAAATACCTGAGAAAAGGATCAAAATATCAGACGCTTCATCATCAGAAGGGCTCCGTCACACTACAATACTGTTGCTGCCATCTG ATGTTGCTAGTAGGTTAATGAGCAGATCATCAGATGGTGGGGCATTATCCCTGTCCCTCCCCCAGCTTACCCATTACGACTGCGACGTTAACGTACCCGTAACTGGACGGCAACACCTGCTACAGGGGGAGGAGCTACTGTGTGCCTTGGATTTAGTTATCTGA